A region from the Tsuneonella mangrovi genome encodes:
- a CDS encoding peptidylprolyl isomerase gives MLQFFRNIFKTKIGVIFTLAFLVLIALAFASADVAGIGNFNGISGGDNVATVSGDKISASELRDAATNSLDQARQQNPTLSMQELIQQGGLTDVLDQMIDRTALATFGQTIGLRAGDNLVNSEIRQIPSFQGPNGQFDENLYRQALATQKLTDKQVRRDLGQGLLAEQILVPTAFGAKMPEKMAARYSALVKERRLGAVAILPSTLFAPTAKPTEKQLTAYYDAHKNDFIRPERRVIRYAVFGPEAVGNVAPTDAEIKAAYDKDKATKYAARDERTYTQLIVPTQQAADVIRKKVEAGTSLEAEGRQAGLEPSKLTATDQKTLASDASAAVAKAVFSTSAGQLAQPVQGSLGWYVIRVDSVKTIPAKTLADVRTEIVDALTKEKLGKALADMSSEVEDQFDGGDSLSDVAKSLKLAVETTQPVVADGRVYGGKPGETAPAILSPVLRTAFEMDEGQPQIAAEPDGQHYILFETSQITESAPAPFKEITDDVTNAWRTSEGAKAAKAAADRILDRVAKGDALAKAVSAEKTRLPPVESLNLTREEITRGGKRVPPPLALLFSMAQGTTKKLEGPNNAGWFVIDLDKIEPGKIDPKDPEVAAAANSLGQLLGREYSEAMRVAIRQEVKVERNQQAIDQLTKQLTGSAN, from the coding sequence ATGCTCCAGTTCTTCCGCAACATCTTCAAGACGAAGATCGGCGTCATATTCACGCTTGCCTTCCTCGTGCTGATCGCGCTCGCCTTTGCCAGCGCCGACGTGGCCGGGATCGGCAATTTCAATGGCATTTCAGGCGGCGACAACGTCGCTACCGTCAGCGGTGACAAGATCAGCGCTAGCGAATTGCGCGATGCGGCGACCAATTCGCTCGACCAGGCGCGGCAGCAGAACCCGACGCTGTCGATGCAGGAATTGATCCAGCAGGGTGGCCTGACCGACGTGCTCGACCAGATGATCGACCGCACCGCGCTGGCGACCTTCGGGCAGACGATTGGGCTGCGCGCGGGCGACAACCTCGTCAACAGCGAGATCCGCCAGATACCGTCTTTCCAAGGGCCCAACGGGCAGTTCGACGAAAACCTCTATCGCCAGGCGCTGGCAACGCAGAAGCTGACCGACAAGCAGGTCCGGCGCGATCTCGGGCAGGGATTGCTGGCCGAGCAGATCCTCGTGCCGACTGCGTTCGGTGCCAAGATGCCCGAGAAGATGGCCGCACGATACTCCGCGCTGGTGAAGGAGCGCCGCCTGGGTGCCGTCGCGATCCTGCCAAGCACCCTGTTCGCCCCGACCGCAAAGCCGACCGAAAAGCAGCTGACGGCCTACTACGACGCGCACAAGAACGACTTCATCCGGCCCGAGCGACGCGTGATACGCTACGCCGTTTTTGGCCCGGAAGCGGTCGGCAATGTCGCGCCGACCGACGCGGAGATCAAGGCGGCCTACGATAAGGACAAGGCCACCAAGTACGCCGCGCGCGACGAGCGCACCTACACCCAACTGATCGTTCCGACCCAGCAGGCGGCCGATGTGATCCGCAAGAAGGTCGAAGCGGGAACGTCGCTTGAAGCAGAGGGCCGACAGGCGGGTCTTGAACCGAGCAAGCTGACTGCGACCGACCAGAAGACTCTCGCCAGCGATGCCTCCGCAGCTGTAGCGAAAGCCGTATTTTCTACCTCAGCGGGCCAGCTGGCGCAGCCGGTCCAGGGTAGCCTGGGCTGGTACGTCATCCGCGTCGACAGCGTGAAGACCATCCCGGCCAAGACGCTGGCCGATGTCAGGACTGAAATCGTCGATGCGCTGACAAAGGAGAAGCTGGGCAAGGCGCTGGCCGATATGTCGAGCGAGGTCGAGGACCAGTTCGATGGCGGCGATTCCCTCTCCGACGTCGCCAAGTCGCTCAAGTTGGCGGTCGAAACGACACAACCGGTGGTGGCTGACGGCCGCGTTTACGGTGGGAAGCCAGGTGAAACGGCTCCGGCAATCCTGAGCCCGGTCCTGCGGACAGCGTTCGAGATGGATGAAGGCCAGCCGCAGATCGCCGCCGAGCCCGATGGCCAGCACTACATCCTGTTCGAGACTTCGCAGATCACCGAATCCGCGCCTGCCCCGTTCAAGGAAATCACCGATGACGTCACCAATGCGTGGCGTACGAGCGAAGGTGCGAAGGCTGCAAAGGCGGCTGCAGATCGCATCCTCGATCGGGTCGCGAAGGGTGACGCGTTGGCAAAGGCAGTCTCTGCCGAGAAGACGCGCTTGCCTCCGGTCGAAAGCCTCAACCTCACGCGCGAAGAAATCACCCGCGGCGGGAAACGGGTTCCGCCGCCGTTGGCGCTGCTGTTCTCGATGGCGCAGGGCACCACGAAAAAGCTCGAAGGCCCCAACAATGCAGGGTGGTTCGTGATCGACCTCGATAAGATCGAACCGGGCAAGATCGATCCGAAGGATCCCGAAGTCGCGGCGGCGGCAAATAGTCTCGGGCAGCTTCTCGGTCGCGAATACAGCGAAGCGATGCGCGTGGCGATCCGGCAGGAAGTCAAGGTTGAGCGCAACCAGCAAGCGATCGACCAGCTGACCAAGCAGTTGACCGGCTCGGCTAACTGA
- the moaC gene encoding cyclic pyranopterin monophosphate synthase MoaC codes for MSKILTHLDESGNARMVDVGGKAETARKAVASGRIAISPDALAAIRAGDAPKGDVLAAARIAGIMAAKKTAELIPLCHPLALDTVTIDFDFEADGIRATATAALTGRTGVEMEAMTATSIALLTIYDMAKALDKAMVIGEVRLIAKDGGKSGAWRADA; via the coding sequence ATGAGCAAGATACTGACCCACCTCGACGAGAGCGGTAACGCACGGATGGTCGATGTCGGCGGCAAGGCCGAGACTGCGCGCAAGGCGGTCGCTTCGGGCAGGATTGCGATTTCCCCCGATGCGCTCGCTGCAATCCGGGCGGGAGACGCGCCCAAGGGCGACGTGCTCGCCGCTGCCCGTATCGCCGGGATCATGGCTGCGAAGAAGACCGCCGAGCTGATCCCGCTGTGCCACCCGCTCGCGCTGGACACCGTGACGATTGACTTCGACTTCGAAGCTGACGGAATCCGGGCAACTGCCACCGCCGCGCTTACCGGCAGGACCGGGGTGGAAATGGAAGCAATGACAGCAACTTCCATCGCATTGCTGACAATCTACGACATGGCTAAGGCGCTCGACAAGGCGATGGTGATCGGCGAAGTCCGCCTGATCGCCAAGGATGGCGGCAAGTCGGGTGCCTGGCGCGCCGACGCATGA
- the trpC gene encoding indole-3-glycerol phosphate synthase TrpC has protein sequence MDRDGPVNKLDEICAAKREEVAARKALATLSDLDSAAREQSAPRGFRAALERKAADGFALIAEIKKASPSKGLIRADFRPAEHAVAYRNGGAACLSVLTDAPYFQGHEDYLVAARAACDLPVLRKDFMVDPWQVAEARAIGADAILIIVAALEDGLMAEIEAAAIERGMDVLVEVHDEAEMERASRLKSRLIGVNNRNLKTFKTDLATTEQLASLAPDGALLVGESGINTHADLVRLSQVGVRAFLVGESLMRQPDVEAATRAMLFG, from the coding sequence ATGGATCGAGATGGCCCAGTGAACAAGCTTGACGAAATCTGCGCGGCCAAGCGCGAGGAAGTCGCTGCGCGCAAAGCCTTGGCGACGCTGAGCGACCTCGACAGCGCTGCGCGCGAGCAATCGGCCCCGCGCGGGTTTCGCGCCGCGCTCGAACGCAAGGCCGCTGACGGTTTCGCCCTGATTGCCGAGATCAAGAAGGCCTCGCCCTCCAAGGGCCTGATCCGTGCGGATTTCCGGCCCGCCGAACACGCTGTTGCGTATCGGAATGGCGGAGCCGCGTGTCTCTCGGTGTTGACCGATGCACCCTATTTCCAGGGGCACGAGGATTATCTCGTCGCCGCGCGCGCAGCGTGCGACCTTCCTGTCCTGCGCAAGGATTTCATGGTCGACCCATGGCAAGTGGCCGAAGCACGCGCGATCGGGGCCGATGCGATCCTGATCATCGTCGCTGCGCTTGAAGACGGCTTGATGGCCGAGATCGAAGCGGCAGCGATCGAGCGCGGGATGGACGTGCTGGTAGAGGTCCACGACGAAGCCGAGATGGAGCGCGCAAGTCGCCTCAAGTCACGCCTGATCGGGGTCAACAACCGCAACCTCAAGACCTTCAAGACCGACCTTGCGACGACCGAGCAGCTCGCCTCGCTTGCACCGGATGGCGCGTTGCTGGTCGGCGAAAGCGGGATCAACACGCATGCCGACCTTGTGCGGCTCTCCCAGGTCGGAGTGCGCGCGTTCCTGGTGGGCGAGAGCCTGATGCGCCAGCCCGACGTCGAGGCAGCGACCCGCGCAATGCTGTTCGGCTAG
- a CDS encoding FAD-binding domain, which translates to MDVLISGAGIAGPTLAWWIVRQGHTVTMVEKASAPRTGGYVIDFWGKGYELAERMGLLGQIEAVGYKVREVRLLASDGHKVGGFPATVFDRATQGNFTSLPRGELARILNAAVAGDVETLFGQEVTALSEDAGGVDVTLSNGETRRVDLVVGCEGIHSQVRDLVFGPEQQFERYLGYAFAALILPDFPVRDEDVYLLHGVPGKSAARFSLRDGSTLALLIWKEADGDAIPHDPESQRAFLRDRFGDCRWEVPAMLARLELARDIYFDRVSQIEIDRWHKRRIALLGDAAFAPSFLAGQGSALAMIGAYVMAGEFEQAHGDIAAGLAAYQARLMPFMRAKQKAARGMAGSFVPSTRIGLALRALVSHLLGIGPVADMFIGPSVRDKIELPDYGMATSR; encoded by the coding sequence ATGGACGTCCTGATCAGCGGAGCAGGGATTGCCGGGCCGACGCTCGCCTGGTGGATAGTCAGGCAAGGTCACACTGTGACGATGGTCGAAAAGGCCTCCGCTCCGCGCACCGGCGGCTATGTCATCGATTTCTGGGGCAAAGGCTACGAACTCGCCGAGCGCATGGGGCTGCTCGGCCAGATCGAAGCGGTCGGCTACAAGGTGCGCGAAGTGCGCCTGTTGGCGAGCGATGGACACAAGGTCGGCGGATTTCCAGCCACGGTCTTCGACCGGGCAACGCAAGGCAATTTCACCAGCCTGCCGCGCGGAGAGCTGGCGCGAATCCTCAATGCCGCAGTCGCCGGCGATGTCGAAACGCTGTTCGGTCAGGAAGTGACCGCGCTATCGGAGGATGCAGGTGGGGTCGACGTTACGCTATCGAACGGAGAGACTCGCCGCGTCGACTTGGTCGTCGGGTGCGAAGGTATCCATTCGCAAGTGCGTGACCTGGTATTCGGCCCCGAACAGCAGTTCGAGCGTTATCTCGGCTATGCCTTCGCGGCGCTGATTTTGCCCGATTTCCCGGTGCGCGACGAAGACGTCTACCTGCTGCACGGAGTGCCGGGAAAATCGGCCGCGCGTTTCTCCTTGCGCGACGGATCGACGCTGGCGCTGCTGATCTGGAAGGAAGCCGACGGCGACGCGATACCGCACGATCCCGAAAGCCAGCGCGCCTTCCTGCGCGACCGGTTCGGCGATTGTCGCTGGGAGGTACCGGCAATGCTCGCCCGGCTCGAGCTGGCCCGAGACATCTACTTCGACCGGGTCAGCCAGATCGAGATCGACCGTTGGCACAAAAGGCGGATTGCGCTGCTCGGCGATGCGGCATTCGCGCCCTCGTTCCTGGCCGGGCAGGGCTCTGCGCTAGCGATGATCGGCGCGTATGTGATGGCGGGAGAGTTCGAGCAGGCCCATGGAGACATCGCCGCCGGGCTTGCCGCCTATCAGGCACGCCTGATGCCGTTCATGCGCGCCAAGCAGAAGGCCGCGCGCGGAATGGCTGGATCATTCGTGCCTTCGACCCGGATCGGGCTGGCGCTGCGGGCCTTGGTCTCGCACTTGCTCGGGATCGGCCCGGTTGCCGACATGTTCATCGGCCCCAGCGTTCGCGACAAGATCGAGTTGCCCGACTACGGGATGGCTACTTCGCGCTGA
- a CDS encoding anthranilate synthase component II encodes MILVIDNYDSFTFNLVHYVMELGAEVRVERNDALTAAEALAIGANGILLSPGPCTPNEAGICLDLVAACADAEMPLLGVCLGHQSIGQHFGGKVVRGGLMHGKTSPVSHDSSGVFAGLPSPFTATRYHSLVVEDIPPVLKVNASSDDGHVMGFRHESLPIHGVQFHPESIATEHGHALLANFLRLCGIEASEVA; translated from the coding sequence ATGATCCTTGTCATCGACAACTACGACAGCTTCACCTTCAACCTGGTCCACTACGTGATGGAGCTGGGGGCCGAGGTGCGGGTGGAGCGCAACGACGCGCTTACCGCCGCAGAGGCGCTGGCGATCGGAGCGAACGGGATCCTGCTTTCCCCCGGCCCGTGCACGCCCAACGAAGCGGGCATCTGCCTCGATCTCGTGGCCGCCTGTGCCGATGCCGAAATGCCGCTGCTGGGAGTATGCCTCGGCCACCAGTCGATCGGCCAGCATTTCGGCGGCAAGGTGGTGCGCGGCGGGCTGATGCACGGTAAAACCTCGCCAGTCAGCCACGATTCAAGCGGGGTGTTCGCCGGCCTGCCCAGCCCGTTCACCGCGACCCGTTATCACTCGCTGGTGGTCGAGGACATTCCCCCTGTGCTCAAGGTCAACGCCAGCAGCGACGACGGGCACGTGATGGGCTTCCGCCACGAAAGCCTGCCGATCCACGGGGTGCAGTTCCACCCGGAAAGCATCGCCACCGAACACGGCCACGCCTTGCTGGCGAATTTCCTGCGGCTGTGCGGGATCGAAGCGTCCGAGGTAGCATGA
- the trpD gene encoding anthranilate phosphoribosyltransferase encodes MKTLPKAEPHISEAEAEEVFGWILDGQTSEEEIARFLCDLSDRGETAEEIAGAARALRARLIPIAAPDNAIDCCGTGGDGHHTLNVSTAVSLVVAAAGVPVAKHGNRAASSKAGAADTLEALGLDMDAAGKTAERTLNEIGICFLFAKNHHPAMGRIQPIRQRLGRRTIFNLMGPLSNPAGVKSQLIGIARPAYVPIYADAKARLGTRRTLIVSGDEGLDELSLAGGNEVADVRGNDFEMRRLDADDAGLPHAPIEAIRGGDAAHNAKALKALLMGAPGPYRDAVLFNAAASFVVAGKVTSYAEGAALAAESLDAGKAEELLGRWIEMAQ; translated from the coding sequence ATGAAGACGCTTCCCAAGGCCGAACCGCATATCAGCGAAGCCGAAGCCGAAGAGGTGTTCGGCTGGATCCTCGATGGCCAAACGAGTGAAGAGGAAATCGCGCGCTTTCTTTGCGACCTGTCAGATCGCGGCGAAACGGCCGAAGAAATTGCCGGTGCGGCCCGCGCGCTGCGTGCCCGACTGATCCCGATCGCCGCGCCGGACAATGCCATCGATTGCTGCGGCACGGGAGGCGACGGGCACCACACACTCAATGTCTCGACAGCGGTCAGCCTGGTGGTTGCCGCTGCCGGGGTACCGGTTGCCAAGCACGGCAACCGGGCGGCGAGCAGCAAGGCGGGCGCGGCCGATACCCTCGAAGCGCTCGGACTCGACATGGATGCGGCCGGCAAGACTGCCGAAAGGACGCTCAACGAAATCGGCATCTGTTTCCTGTTTGCGAAGAACCACCACCCCGCGATGGGCAGGATCCAACCGATCCGCCAGCGGCTCGGTCGCCGGACGATCTTCAACCTGATGGGCCCTCTATCGAACCCGGCGGGGGTGAAGAGCCAGCTGATCGGGATTGCCCGCCCCGCTTATGTGCCGATCTACGCCGACGCCAAGGCGCGGCTCGGCACGCGCCGGACGCTGATCGTGTCGGGCGACGAAGGACTCGACGAGCTGAGCCTGGCAGGTGGCAACGAAGTCGCGGACGTGCGGGGTAACGACTTCGAGATGCGGCGGCTCGACGCAGACGATGCTGGGCTTCCCCATGCACCGATCGAAGCAATTCGTGGCGGCGACGCAGCACACAACGCCAAGGCTTTGAAGGCGCTGCTTATGGGTGCTCCGGGCCCTTACCGGGACGCGGTGCTGTTCAATGCGGCGGCCAGCTTCGTGGTTGCGGGCAAGGTGACGAGCTACGCTGAGGGTGCTGCGCTTGCGGCGGAGTCACTCGATGCCGGTAAGGCTGAAGAACTCCTCGGTCGATGGATCGAGATGGCCCAGTGA
- a CDS encoding phosphodiester glycosidase family protein: MRQTAILALILLAACGQQPAGKPVERMELGANGKITDLNAPKPTPSAVPVAKVASACQPVTFEQAKLTDCVADPAKDRIAMVLGPKGEAPYRSFAQFAAKRSADASPVVFAMNAGMFDGEGKPIGYYVENGDRLKELNRNDGPGNFHMKPNGVFFGSDGKWQIRTSDDFYHNVGDRPKFGTQSGPMLVIDGKLHPQISQDGPSRTIRDGVGIDPQGRAHFVISDEAVSFGKLARYFRDAVKAKNALYLDGTVSALWDPATGRMDSRAPIGPIVVVSAK, translated from the coding sequence GTGAGGCAAACGGCGATTCTCGCACTCATCTTGCTTGCCGCGTGCGGCCAGCAGCCGGCGGGCAAGCCGGTCGAGCGGATGGAACTGGGTGCCAACGGTAAGATCACCGACCTGAACGCGCCCAAGCCTACGCCGAGTGCCGTGCCGGTCGCCAAGGTTGCTTCCGCTTGCCAGCCGGTCACCTTCGAACAGGCCAAGCTGACCGATTGCGTGGCCGATCCGGCGAAGGACCGGATTGCGATGGTGCTGGGCCCAAAAGGCGAAGCGCCGTATCGCAGCTTTGCCCAATTCGCGGCCAAGCGCTCGGCGGATGCGTCGCCAGTGGTGTTCGCGATGAATGCAGGGATGTTCGACGGCGAAGGCAAGCCGATCGGATATTACGTCGAAAACGGCGATCGCTTGAAAGAGCTCAACCGCAACGATGGTCCCGGCAACTTCCACATGAAGCCGAACGGGGTGTTCTTTGGCTCGGACGGCAAGTGGCAGATCCGCACCAGCGACGATTTCTACCACAATGTCGGCGACCGTCCGAAGTTCGGCACCCAGAGCGGCCCGATGCTGGTGATCGATGGCAAGCTGCATCCGCAGATCTCGCAGGACGGGCCGAGCCGCACGATCCGCGACGGCGTGGGCATCGACCCGCAAGGCCGTGCGCATTTCGTGATTTCGGACGAGGCGGTGAGCTTCGGCAAGCTGGCCCGCTATTTCCGCGATGCGGTCAAGGCGAAGAATGCGCTCTACCTCGATGGAACGGTTTCGGCCCTGTGGGATCCGGCGACGGGTCGGATGGATTCGCGCGCGCCGATCGGTCCGATCGTAGTGGTCAGCGCGAAGTAG
- the trpE gene encoding anthranilate synthase component I yields the protein MTGAAPDNACEAIERLRGGRSALVWRKVVADTETPVGAALKLIEPGRGDFLLESVEGGEVRGRYSLLGLDPDLVFRAEGNSAAINRDWQHDRDAFAACDSGALDELRTLVDSCRIDVPEALPPTLACVVGYFGYETIGLVEELPRAPASALELPDMLFVRPTILLVFDRLGEELTCVAPLWPGDTDPERAVADAQDRIDETLRRLAAAQPPSPATSDLPEMALNPTLEPGAYEAMVGRAKGYIEAGDVFQVVLAQRFTCPFPLPPMALYRALRRVNPSPFLYFLDLPGFAVVGSSPEILVRVRDGEVTIRPIAGTRPRGATPEADKAAEASLLADAKERAEHLMLLDLGRNDVGRVAARGTVEVTDSFTIERYSHVMHIVSNVIGRLDPAKDALDALFAGFPAGTVSGAPKIRACEIIAELEPETRGAYAGGVGYFAPDGSVDSCIVLRTAVVKDGTMHVQAGAGIVADSDPAYEQRECEAKAGALIAAAREAARIASEPGFGQ from the coding sequence GTGACTGGCGCTGCCCCCGACAACGCCTGTGAGGCAATCGAGCGGCTCCGCGGCGGTCGGTCGGCGCTCGTCTGGCGCAAGGTTGTCGCTGATACCGAAACCCCGGTCGGGGCAGCGCTCAAGCTGATCGAACCGGGACGGGGCGATTTCCTGCTCGAATCGGTCGAAGGCGGCGAAGTGCGCGGGCGCTACAGCCTGCTCGGACTCGACCCCGATCTGGTGTTTCGCGCGGAAGGAAATTCCGCCGCAATCAATCGTGACTGGCAGCACGATCGCGACGCTTTTGCCGCCTGTGATAGCGGCGCGCTCGACGAGTTGCGGACATTGGTCGATTCGTGCCGGATCGATGTTCCCGAAGCGCTGCCTCCGACGCTGGCGTGCGTTGTCGGATACTTCGGTTACGAGACGATCGGACTAGTCGAGGAACTCCCGCGTGCGCCTGCCAGCGCGCTCGAGCTGCCCGACATGCTGTTCGTTCGTCCGACGATCCTGCTGGTCTTCGACCGACTGGGCGAAGAGCTGACCTGCGTCGCCCCGCTCTGGCCCGGGGACACCGATCCGGAGCGCGCAGTGGCCGATGCGCAGGATCGGATCGACGAGACGCTGCGTCGGCTTGCCGCTGCCCAGCCACCCTCGCCTGCAACCAGCGACCTGCCGGAAATGGCGCTCAACCCGACGCTCGAGCCAGGCGCATACGAAGCGATGGTCGGTCGCGCGAAGGGCTACATCGAGGCGGGCGATGTATTCCAGGTGGTACTGGCGCAGCGTTTTACCTGCCCGTTCCCGCTGCCGCCGATGGCGCTCTACCGCGCGCTGCGGCGGGTGAACCCCTCACCGTTCCTCTATTTCCTCGACCTTCCCGGGTTCGCAGTCGTCGGATCGAGCCCCGAAATCCTCGTCCGCGTGCGCGACGGAGAAGTGACGATCCGCCCGATTGCCGGAACCCGTCCCCGCGGCGCAACGCCCGAGGCGGACAAGGCAGCGGAAGCGAGCCTGCTGGCCGATGCGAAGGAGCGCGCCGAGCATTTGATGCTGCTCGACCTTGGCCGTAACGACGTCGGTCGGGTGGCCGCGCGCGGCACCGTCGAAGTCACCGACAGCTTCACGATCGAGCGCTATAGCCACGTGATGCACATTGTGAGCAATGTGATCGGCCGGCTCGATCCGGCGAAGGATGCGCTCGACGCGCTATTCGCGGGATTTCCTGCGGGAACGGTGAGCGGAGCTCCCAAGATCCGTGCGTGCGAGATTATAGCCGAGCTCGAGCCGGAAACGCGCGGGGCCTATGCCGGCGGGGTTGGCTATTTCGCGCCTGACGGCTCGGTCGATAGCTGCATCGTGCTCCGCACCGCGGTCGTGAAGGATGGGACGATGCACGTGCAGGCCGGTGCTGGGATCGTGGCCGATAGCGACCCGGCTTACGAACAGCGCGAGTGCGAAGCAAAGGCTGGCGCGTTGATCGCCGCCGCGCGCGAAGCGGCGCGGATCGCGAGCGAGCCGGGCTTCGGCCAGTGA
- the pip gene encoding prolyl aminopeptidase, translated as MTERRTLYPPIEPYASGTLDVGDGHSLYWERCGTPGAKPVVFLHGGPGGGCSPDHRRQFDPALYDILLFDQRGCGKSTPFANLDHNTTWDLVADIERLREMCGYEKWMVFGGSWGSTLSLAYAETHPERASELVLRGIFLGSQSEYDWLYRYGASELYPEEWDAFRNHVPEDQRGDLLAAYGDLLLSEDKDTRVAAAKAWSRWEGVTVTLLPDPEMLADFTDEAHAVACARIENHYFRHDCWFESGQLLRDAAKLRGIPGVIVQGRHDCCTPPAAAWALKQVWPEVDLQIVPDASHLFSEPGITDGLVRATDRFAGKA; from the coding sequence ATGACCGAGCGCCGCACTCTTTATCCGCCGATCGAACCCTATGCGAGCGGGACGCTCGACGTGGGGGACGGTCATTCGCTCTACTGGGAACGCTGCGGCACGCCCGGCGCCAAGCCGGTGGTGTTCCTCCACGGCGGACCGGGAGGCGGATGCAGCCCCGATCATCGCCGCCAGTTCGATCCTGCGCTCTATGACATCCTGCTGTTCGACCAGCGCGGGTGCGGTAAGTCGACGCCGTTTGCGAACCTCGATCACAACACCACCTGGGATCTCGTCGCCGATATCGAGCGACTGCGCGAAATGTGCGGGTACGAAAAGTGGATGGTGTTCGGCGGGAGCTGGGGCTCGACGCTGTCGCTCGCCTATGCCGAAACCCACCCGGAACGCGCGAGCGAGCTGGTGCTGCGCGGAATCTTCCTCGGCAGCCAGAGCGAATACGACTGGCTCTATCGCTACGGCGCGAGCGAACTCTACCCCGAGGAATGGGACGCATTCCGCAACCATGTCCCCGAAGATCAGCGCGGCGACTTGCTTGCCGCTTACGGTGACTTGCTGCTGAGCGAAGACAAGGACACCCGCGTTGCCGCCGCCAAGGCGTGGAGCCGGTGGGAAGGCGTCACCGTCACGTTGTTGCCCGACCCGGAGATGCTCGCCGATTTCACCGACGAAGCGCACGCGGTCGCCTGTGCGCGGATCGAGAACCACTATTTCCGCCACGACTGCTGGTTCGAATCCGGGCAGCTGCTGCGCGACGCGGCAAAGTTGCGCGGCATCCCGGGCGTGATCGTCCAGGGTCGCCACGATTGCTGCACGCCGCCGGCGGCGGCATGGGCGCTGAAGCAGGTGTGGCCCGAGGTCGACTTGCAGATCGTGCCTGACGCGAGCCACCTGTTTTCCGAACCCGGCATCACCGACGGTCTGGTCCGCGCGACCGACCGGTTCGCCGGGAAGGCTTGA
- a CDS encoding molybdopterin molybdotransferase MoeA, whose protein sequence is MTAPIPLEHAQARLLDGVKPLGVETLPARDAVGRFLAGPMVAARTQPSADLSAMDGYATRADDPVGPWTVIGESAAGHPFAGELAKGEAIRISTGAHMPPGETCVLLQENVARDGDQVTLANEDGPTTRHIRRKGFDFAEGDMLLPEGTRVGAAQLALALTGGCAEMAVGKRPAVAVIDSGDELVAQPDPAKPHALPASNAAMISAMCHGLVSKAQVLGPVPDQPEALMAAFEAARDADVVVTTGGASVGDHDLIRPVLEQWGATLDFWRVAIKPGKPLLVARKGAQVVLGLPGNPVSAFVTAHLFLLPLLRKLGGAASALPRLHPAYLTQPMPAGGARREFVRGRWTEGGVAPISERDSSALRSLAVADVLIDRPRDAPPAEPGDAVRVIPLEDGGNA, encoded by the coding sequence ATGACTGCGCCGATCCCGCTCGAACATGCGCAGGCGCGACTGCTCGACGGAGTGAAGCCGCTCGGGGTTGAGACGCTTCCCGCGCGCGATGCAGTCGGGCGGTTTCTCGCCGGGCCGATGGTCGCGGCGCGCACCCAGCCCTCTGCCGACCTGTCGGCGATGGACGGATACGCGACCCGCGCGGACGATCCCGTAGGACCGTGGACAGTGATCGGGGAAAGTGCCGCGGGCCATCCTTTCGCGGGCGAACTCGCAAAAGGCGAAGCGATCCGCATTTCCACCGGCGCGCATATGCCGCCCGGTGAGACTTGCGTGCTGCTGCAAGAAAACGTTGCGCGTGATGGCGATCAAGTGACACTCGCCAACGAAGATGGCCCGACTACGCGCCATATCCGCCGCAAGGGTTTCGATTTTGCCGAAGGTGACATGCTCCTGCCGGAGGGAACGCGGGTCGGCGCGGCTCAACTCGCGCTTGCGCTGACAGGCGGCTGCGCGGAGATGGCGGTAGGAAAGCGTCCGGCGGTGGCGGTGATCGATTCCGGTGACGAACTCGTTGCACAGCCAGATCCGGCCAAGCCACACGCCCTTCCCGCCAGCAATGCGGCGATGATATCCGCGATGTGCCACGGGCTCGTTTCCAAAGCACAAGTGCTCGGCCCCGTACCCGACCAGCCCGAGGCGTTGATGGCGGCATTCGAAGCGGCGCGCGATGCTGATGTCGTTGTCACCACTGGTGGAGCATCAGTCGGCGATCATGACCTCATACGCCCGGTGCTTGAGCAATGGGGCGCGACCCTCGATTTTTGGCGAGTGGCGATCAAACCCGGCAAGCCGCTGCTTGTCGCGCGCAAGGGGGCGCAGGTTGTGCTTGGGTTGCCGGGCAATCCGGTTTCCGCATTCGTCACCGCGCACCTGTTCTTGCTGCCGTTGCTGCGGAAGCTTGGCGGCGCGGCGAGCGCCCTGCCCCGGCTCCATCCTGCATACCTGACCCAACCGATGCCTGCTGGCGGCGCAAGACGCGAATTCGTGCGCGGGCGATGGACCGAAGGCGGCGTTGCGCCGATCTCCGAGCGCGACAGCAGCGCCTTGCGTTCGCTCGCCGTGGCGGACGTGCTGATCGATCGGCCCCGCGATGCGCCTCCCGCCGAACCGGGGGATGCCGTCCGGGTTATCCCGCTCGAAGATGGCGGAAATGCTTGA